A single genomic interval of Mycobacterium sp. DL592 harbors:
- a CDS encoding sulfate ABC transporter substrate-binding protein, whose protein sequence is MTETLEGGPGRLLGMPWLNIVGVVAVVVASVLLVAKNLPDDTPNQILNVSYDPTREVYAALDKDFVDNYRKQSGITLDIKQSHGGSGRQARSVIDGAQKANVVSLALISDVDALRKRGLIQPDWQKRLPHNSVPYTSTIVFVVHKGNPKGIHDWPDLANDGVAVVTPDPRTSGNGQLTVLAGWGAVITRGGTESQALDYLKALYRNVVVQDEGARSSAQSFSDRQIGDVQLAWENEALREAADSKGALEVVYPPVSLLAEPAVAWVDANDTNSKTAAFAKAYLEYLYTDPAQELFAQYGYRPSNAAILAKHSDRLPNIKLFPVTAIANDWDDARQRFFGTNGIYDIVSASVPAAVSGHSISSGLGRGGA, encoded by the coding sequence ATGACAGAGACTTTGGAGGGCGGGCCGGGTCGGTTGCTGGGCATGCCTTGGCTGAACATTGTGGGTGTTGTCGCCGTCGTGGTGGCATCGGTGCTGCTCGTGGCGAAGAACCTGCCTGACGACACTCCGAATCAGATCCTCAACGTGTCCTACGACCCCACTCGTGAGGTGTACGCCGCGCTGGACAAGGACTTCGTCGACAACTATCGCAAGCAATCCGGCATAACCCTCGATATCAAGCAATCCCACGGCGGTTCCGGCCGGCAGGCGCGAAGCGTTATCGACGGCGCGCAGAAGGCCAATGTCGTCTCGCTGGCGCTGATCAGCGATGTCGACGCGTTGCGCAAACGGGGCCTGATCCAGCCGGACTGGCAGAAGCGGCTGCCGCACAACTCGGTGCCGTACACCTCGACGATCGTGTTCGTGGTCCATAAGGGAAACCCCAAAGGCATCCACGACTGGCCGGACCTCGCCAACGACGGCGTCGCGGTGGTGACTCCCGACCCGCGTACTTCAGGCAACGGCCAGCTGACCGTGCTGGCGGGGTGGGGTGCGGTCATCACCCGCGGCGGGACGGAGTCGCAGGCGCTTGACTATCTGAAGGCGCTGTACCGGAACGTGGTCGTGCAGGACGAGGGCGCCAGGAGTTCGGCGCAGAGCTTCTCCGACCGCCAGATCGGCGACGTGCAGCTGGCCTGGGAGAACGAAGCGCTGCGTGAGGCGGCGGACAGCAAGGGCGCACTGGAGGTCGTCTATCCGCCGGTAAGTCTTCTCGCCGAGCCGGCCGTCGCGTGGGTCGACGCCAACGACACCAACAGCAAGACGGCCGCGTTCGCCAAGGCGTATCTGGAGTATCTGTACACCGATCCCGCGCAGGAGCTGTTCGCGCAGTACGGATATCGGCCGTCCAACGCAGCGATCTTGGCCAAGCACTCCGACCGGCTGCCGAACATCAAGCTGTTCCCTGTTACCGCTATCGCCAACGACTGGGACGATGCGCGGCAACGCTTCTTCGGCACGAACGGCATCTACGACATCGTCTCGGCATCGGTGCCGGCTGCGGTGTCCGGTCACTCGATCTCCAGCGGCCTGGGAAGGGGCGGAGCATGA
- the ilvC gene encoding ketol-acid reductoisomerase, producing MFYDDDADLSIIQGRKVGVIGYGSQGHAHSLSLRDSGVQVKVGLKEGSKSRAKVEEQGLEVDTPAEVAKWADVIMLLAPDTAQAEIFTNDIEPNLKPGDALFFGHGLNIHFGLIKPPADVTIGMVAPKGPGHLVRRQFVDGKGVPCLVAVEQDPTGDGLALALSYAKGIGGTRAGVIKTTFKDETETDLFGEQAVLCGGTEELVKTGFEVMVEAGYAPELAYFEVLHELKLIVDLMYEGGIARMNYSVSDTAEFGGYLSGPRVIDADTKERMRAILKDIQDGSFVKELVANVEGGNKRLEKLRKENAEHPIEVTGKKLRDLMSWVDRPITETA from the coding sequence ATGTTCTACGACGACGATGCCGACCTCTCGATCATCCAGGGCCGCAAGGTCGGAGTGATCGGATACGGCAGCCAGGGGCATGCCCATTCGCTGAGCCTGCGGGACTCCGGCGTGCAGGTGAAGGTGGGCCTCAAGGAAGGCTCGAAGTCGCGGGCCAAGGTGGAGGAGCAGGGCCTCGAGGTCGACACTCCCGCCGAGGTCGCCAAGTGGGCCGACGTGATCATGCTGCTCGCGCCCGACACCGCGCAGGCCGAGATCTTCACCAACGACATCGAGCCCAACCTCAAGCCCGGCGACGCGCTGTTCTTCGGGCACGGCCTGAACATCCACTTCGGTCTGATCAAGCCCCCGGCCGACGTCACCATCGGCATGGTCGCCCCCAAGGGCCCCGGCCACCTGGTGCGCCGCCAGTTCGTCGACGGCAAGGGCGTGCCCTGCCTGGTCGCCGTCGAGCAGGACCCGACCGGTGACGGCCTGGCGCTGGCGCTGTCCTACGCCAAGGGCATCGGCGGCACCCGCGCCGGCGTCATCAAGACCACCTTCAAGGATGAGACCGAAACCGACCTGTTCGGTGAGCAGGCCGTGCTGTGCGGTGGCACCGAGGAACTGGTGAAGACCGGCTTCGAGGTCATGGTCGAGGCGGGCTACGCCCCCGAGCTGGCCTACTTCGAGGTGCTGCACGAGCTCAAGCTGATCGTCGACCTGATGTACGAGGGCGGCATCGCCCGGATGAACTACTCGGTGTCCGACACCGCGGAGTTCGGCGGCTACCTGTCGGGCCCGCGCGTGATCGACGCCGACACCAAGGAGCGGATGCGCGCCATCCTCAAGGACATTCAGGACGGCAGCTTCGTCAAGGAACTCGTCGCCAACGTCGAGGGCGGCAACAAGCGCCTCGAGAAGCTGCGCAAGGAGAACGCCGAGCACCCGATCGAGGTCACCGGCAAGAAGCTGCGCGACCTGATGAGCTGGGTCGACCGGCCGATCACCGAAACCGCCTGA
- the ilvN gene encoding acetolactate synthase small subunit, with translation MAGSANSTVTHTLSVLVEDKPGVLARVAALFSRRGFNIESLAVGATEQKNMSRMTIVVTAEETPLEQITKQLNKLINVIKIVEQDEENSVARELALIKVRADAGTRSQVIEAVNLFRAKVIDVSTESLTVEATGTPEKLEALLRVLEPYGIREIVQSGVVSLSRGPRGMTNAK, from the coding sequence ATGGCCGGCTCAGCTAATAGCACTGTCACCCATACGCTTTCGGTGCTGGTCGAAGACAAGCCCGGTGTGCTGGCCCGCGTCGCGGCGCTGTTCTCCCGGCGTGGCTTCAACATCGAGTCACTGGCGGTCGGTGCCACCGAGCAGAAGAACATGTCGCGGATGACGATCGTGGTCACCGCGGAGGAGACCCCGCTCGAACAGATCACCAAGCAGCTCAACAAGCTGATCAACGTGATCAAGATCGTCGAGCAGGACGAGGAGAACTCGGTTGCCCGCGAACTGGCGTTGATCAAGGTCCGCGCCGACGCCGGTACGCGCAGCCAGGTGATCGAGGCGGTCAACCTGTTCCGCGCGAAGGTCATCGACGTCTCCACCGAGTCGCTGACCGTTGAGGCCACCGGAACCCCGGAGAAACTCGAAGCGCTGCTGCGGGTGCTCGAGCCCTACGGTATCCGTGAGATCGTGCAGTCCGGAGTGGTGTCGCTGTCCCGCGGCCCGCGCGGAATGACCAACGCCAAGTAA
- a CDS encoding acetolactate synthase large subunit, with amino-acid sequence MPAPKRIAPYQLTGAESVVRSLEELGVDTIFGIPGGAVLPVYDPLFDSKKLRHVLVRHEQGAGHAASGYAHATGKVGVMMATSGPGATNLVTPLADAQMDSIPVVAITGQVGRSLIGTDAFQEADISGITMPITKHNFLVREGDDIPKVIAEAFHIAATGRPGAVLVDIPKDVLQAQCTFAWPPQIDLPGYKPNTKPHSRQIREAAKLIAAARKPVLYVGGGVIRGEATSELLDLAELTGIPVVTTLMARGAFPDSHPQNLGMPGMHGTVAAVAALQKSDLLIALGARFDDRVTGKLDSFAPEAKVIHVDIDPAEIGKNRNADVPIVGDVKLAIAELIEALRKTTGGQERSDLGIGKAPEKADLDNWWEYLSGIRATYPLSWDPQSDGSLSPEYVISELGKIAGPDAIYVAGVGQHQMWAAQFIKYENPRTWLNSGGLGTMGYAIPAAMGAKMARPDAEVWAIDGDGCFQMTNQELATCALEGVPIKVALINNGNLGMVRQWQTLFYGERYSNTGLSTHSHRIPDFVKLAEAMGCVGLRCEREEDVVDVINQARAINDRPVVIDFIVGADAQVWPMVAAGTGNDEIMAARNIRPLFDDNEEGRA; translated from the coding sequence TTGCCGGCACCCAAACGCATCGCCCCCTACCAGCTCACCGGGGCCGAGTCCGTGGTGCGGTCGCTGGAGGAACTCGGCGTCGACACCATCTTCGGGATTCCCGGCGGCGCGGTGCTGCCGGTCTACGACCCGCTGTTCGACTCCAAGAAACTGCGCCACGTCCTGGTCCGCCATGAGCAGGGTGCGGGCCACGCGGCCAGCGGATACGCGCACGCCACCGGCAAGGTCGGCGTCATGATGGCCACCTCCGGTCCGGGCGCGACCAACCTCGTCACGCCGCTGGCCGACGCCCAGATGGACTCCATCCCGGTGGTTGCCATCACCGGGCAGGTCGGCCGCTCGCTGATCGGCACCGATGCCTTCCAGGAAGCCGACATCTCCGGCATCACGATGCCGATCACCAAGCACAACTTCCTCGTGCGCGAGGGTGACGACATCCCCAAGGTGATCGCCGAGGCATTCCACATCGCCGCCACCGGGCGTCCCGGCGCGGTGCTCGTCGACATCCCCAAGGACGTGCTGCAGGCCCAGTGCACCTTCGCCTGGCCGCCGCAGATCGACCTGCCCGGCTACAAGCCCAACACCAAGCCGCACAGCCGTCAGATCCGCGAGGCCGCCAAGCTCATCGCGGCTGCCCGCAAGCCGGTGCTCTATGTCGGCGGCGGCGTGATCCGCGGCGAGGCCACCAGCGAGTTGCTGGACCTGGCCGAGCTGACCGGCATCCCGGTGGTCACCACCCTGATGGCGCGTGGCGCATTCCCGGACAGCCACCCGCAGAACCTGGGCATGCCCGGCATGCACGGCACGGTCGCTGCAGTGGCCGCGCTGCAGAAGAGCGACCTGCTCATCGCCCTGGGCGCCCGATTCGACGACCGGGTGACCGGCAAGCTGGACTCCTTCGCGCCCGAGGCCAAGGTGATCCACGTCGACATCGACCCCGCCGAGATCGGCAAGAACCGCAATGCCGACGTCCCGATCGTGGGTGACGTGAAGCTGGCGATCGCGGAACTCATTGAGGCGCTGCGGAAAACCACCGGCGGGCAGGAGCGAAGCGACCTGGGAATCGGCAAAGCGCCCGAGAAGGCGGATCTGGACAACTGGTGGGAGTACCTGTCCGGAATCCGGGCCACCTACCCGCTGAGCTGGGACCCCCAGAGCGACGGCAGCCTCAGCCCCGAGTACGTCATCTCCGAGCTGGGCAAAATCGCCGGACCGGACGCCATCTACGTCGCAGGCGTTGGCCAGCACCAGATGTGGGCCGCGCAGTTCATCAAATACGAGAACCCGCGCACCTGGCTGAACTCCGGCGGGCTGGGCACCATGGGCTACGCCATCCCGGCGGCCATGGGAGCCAAGATGGCCCGTCCCGACGCCGAGGTGTGGGCCATCGACGGCGACGGCTGCTTCCAGATGACCAATCAGGAGCTGGCCACCTGTGCCCTCGAGGGTGTGCCGATCAAGGTCGCGCTGATCAACAACGGCAACCTCGGCATGGTGCGCCAGTGGCAGACCCTGTTCTACGGCGAGCGCTACAGCAATACCGGCCTGTCCACGCACAGCCATCGCATCCCCGATTTCGTCAAGCTGGCCGAGGCCATGGGCTGTGTCGGATTGCGTTGTGAGCGTGAGGAAGACGTGGTCGACGTGATCAACCAGGCGCGCGCCATCAACGACCGCCCGGTGGTGATCGACTTCATCGTCGGCGCCGACGCACAGGTGTGGCCGATGGTCGCCGCGGGCACCGGCAACGACGAGATCATGGCCGCGCGCAACATCCGTCCGCTGTTCGACGACAACGAAGAAGGGCGCGCCTAA
- a CDS encoding PH domain-containing protein: MPSGSVPDPTSATTEPAKPVVIKMSPMAHFASGFLALALLALVPLFPRWGMALLVIPVVASVAIVRFRTVADRETVTARTLLGSRTVRWDDVQGLRFDRSAWAKARLRDDSELRLPAVTFATLPLLTSASGGRVPNPYE; encoded by the coding sequence ATGCCCTCCGGTTCCGTCCCCGACCCGACCTCGGCCACCACCGAACCCGCAAAGCCGGTGGTGATCAAGATGTCGCCGATGGCTCACTTCGCCTCCGGCTTCCTGGCCCTGGCGTTGCTGGCGTTGGTGCCGTTGTTCCCGAGGTGGGGCATGGCGCTGCTGGTGATCCCGGTGGTCGCCTCGGTGGCCATCGTGCGGTTTCGCACCGTGGCCGACCGGGAGACGGTCACCGCGCGCACCCTGTTGGGCAGCCGGACGGTGCGGTGGGACGACGTCCAGGGGCTGCGATTCGACCGGAGCGCCTGGGCCAAGGCCCGCCTCCGCGACGACTCAGAGTTGAGGCTGCCCGCGGTGACGTTCGCGACGCTGCCGCTGCTGACCTCGGCCAGTGGCGGCCGGGTGCCCAACCCTTACGAGTGA
- a CDS encoding DoxX family protein produces the protein MTSQGPETRWQRPDDSSARPASAQLVDPEDDLPSATYGGDFETTKIPHYNPTVPGSDAAPSTGYGLLHDPEPLPYVQPHAQPAPITAAGPMEIEPIDAEERAKAAGKRGTQDLGLLLLRIVVGVIFIAHGLQKAFGWFGGQGMGGFQTALADAGYQHAGILTYVGAGAQIVIGVLLVLGLFTPLAAAGGLAYLVNSLLTVIAAQRQDGYLSVFGAQGMEYLIVLIAAVASIILVGPGRYGFDAGRGWARRPFVGSFVALLVGVGGGVAAWFFLHGRLG, from the coding sequence GTGACGAGTCAAGGCCCCGAAACGCGCTGGCAACGCCCCGACGACTCCTCGGCTCGACCCGCGTCGGCCCAGCTCGTCGACCCGGAAGACGATCTCCCGTCGGCCACCTACGGCGGCGACTTCGAGACCACGAAGATCCCGCACTACAACCCGACAGTCCCCGGTTCCGACGCGGCGCCGTCGACCGGTTACGGGTTGCTGCACGACCCCGAGCCGCTGCCCTACGTGCAGCCACATGCCCAGCCCGCACCGATCACCGCTGCCGGGCCGATGGAGATCGAACCCATCGACGCTGAGGAACGGGCCAAGGCGGCCGGCAAGCGCGGTACCCAGGATCTCGGTCTGCTGTTGCTGCGGATCGTCGTCGGCGTCATCTTCATCGCCCACGGCCTGCAGAAAGCATTCGGCTGGTTCGGCGGGCAGGGGATGGGCGGGTTCCAGACCGCGCTCGCCGATGCCGGCTACCAGCACGCCGGAATCCTCACCTATGTCGGCGCAGGCGCGCAGATCGTCATCGGCGTGCTCCTGGTGCTCGGACTGTTCACCCCACTGGCCGCGGCCGGCGGTTTGGCCTACCTGGTCAACAGCCTGCTCACCGTCATCGCCGCCCAGCGTCAGGACGGCTACTTGTCGGTGTTCGGCGCCCAGGGGATGGAATACCTGATCGTGCTCATCGCGGCCGTCGCCTCGATCATTCTGGTTGGTCCGGGCCGCTACGGATTCGACGCCGGCCGGGGCTGGGCACGCAGGCCGTTCGTTGGCTCGTTCGTCGCGCTGCTGGTGGGCGTGGGCGGCGGGGTGGCCGCATGGTTCTTCCTGCACGGCAGGCTGGGCTGA
- a CDS encoding sorbosone dehydrogenase family protein, which produces MRMRRPVRGVLAAVCAAALVSSGCAKFNDAISQPFTTAPQLAPGPTSTPPPPPPLPPKPFPKACPAPGVMQGCLESTSGLIMGPDSKTALVAERTTGAVKEVSVSAEPKIRTVIPVDPSGDGGLLDIVLSPTYSQDRLMYAYISTPTDNRVIRVADGDIPKEILAGIPKGAVGNTGSLIFTSPTTLVVQTGDAGNPALAADPNSLAGKVIRIEQPTTVNQAAPTTALSGMGSGGGMCIDPTDKSLYITDRTPAGDRLQRIGPDSKASTVWTWPDRPGVAGCAALDGTVLVNLVNTKQTVAVRLAQGTGAVTGQPEVVRQDTHGHAWALQVSPDGNIWGATINRTAGDPEKLDDVVFPLFPQGGGFPRSNADNT; this is translated from the coding sequence ATGCGAATGCGCCGCCCGGTCCGTGGTGTGCTGGCCGCGGTGTGCGCGGCGGCCCTGGTGTCCTCTGGCTGCGCGAAGTTCAACGATGCGATTTCGCAGCCGTTCACCACCGCCCCCCAGCTCGCGCCGGGCCCGACGTCGACGCCGCCGCCTCCCCCGCCGCTGCCGCCCAAGCCGTTCCCGAAAGCCTGCCCCGCACCGGGGGTCATGCAGGGCTGCCTGGAAAGCACCAGCGGTCTGATCATGGGACCGGACAGCAAGACGGCGTTGGTCGCCGAGCGCACCACCGGCGCGGTCAAAGAGGTGTCGGTCAGCGCCGAACCGAAGATCCGCACCGTCATCCCGGTCGATCCGAGCGGCGACGGCGGACTGCTGGACATCGTGCTGTCGCCCACCTATTCGCAGGACCGGCTGATGTACGCCTACATCAGCACGCCGACTGACAACCGGGTGATCCGGGTGGCCGACGGCGACATCCCCAAGGAGATCCTGGCCGGCATTCCCAAGGGCGCGGTCGGCAACACGGGTTCGCTGATCTTCACCAGCCCGACCACCCTGGTGGTGCAGACCGGTGACGCGGGCAATCCCGCCCTGGCAGCAGACCCGAATTCGTTGGCGGGCAAGGTAATTCGCATCGAGCAGCCGACCACCGTCAATCAGGCTGCGCCGACGACCGCCCTGTCGGGCATGGGTTCGGGCGGTGGTATGTGCATCGACCCGACGGACAAGTCGCTCTACATCACCGACCGCACTCCGGCCGGCGACCGGCTGCAGCGCATCGGCCCGGACTCCAAAGCATCCACTGTGTGGACGTGGCCCGACCGGCCGGGCGTGGCGGGCTGCGCGGCGCTGGACGGTACGGTCCTGGTGAACCTGGTCAACACCAAGCAGACGGTCGCGGTGCGGCTGGCCCAGGGCACCGGCGCCGTCACCGGCCAGCCCGAGGTGGTGCGGCAGGACACGCACGGCCACGCGTGGGCCCTGCAGGTATCGCCGGACGGAAACATCTGGGGCGCAACGATCAACCGCACCGCGGGCGACCCGGAGAAGCTCGACGACGTCGTCTTCCCGCTCTTCCCCCAGGGTGGCGGTTTCCCGCGGAGCAACGCCGACAACACCTGA